One Oryza brachyantha chromosome 3, ObraRS2, whole genome shotgun sequence DNA segment encodes these proteins:
- the LOC121053928 gene encoding proline-rich protein 36-like has protein sequence MASTSDSLPSSPSLPATAGLDSGADQEFTSHHHGHGLFLPSSSSSYLDSPFHGLLPSSPSAAVMSPSQGAAPPPHPPPPAPSSKPPKKRPRASRRPPTTVLTTDTSNFRAMVQEFTGFPAPPFVAAPPPSVRPRLLGGGVGGTSAVLPPFLLRPSPLKYTHSPAPPLPSGLLGNAPGPGAAAVTSTSSLVDALALFAKSNVMAGGAAPPTAATASSGAGSGAADQYHHHHHHGGMMGGLFNPFDDYDAAAAAAEGDKVHGGAGATGHGGFFSPLGAGDKYDDRH, from the coding sequence ATGGCGTCCACCAGCGACAGCCTCCCTAGCTCGCCGTCGCTCCCCGCCACGGCCGGCCTCGACTCCGGCGCCGACCAGGAATTCACCTCGCACCACCACGGCCACGGCCTCTTCCtgccctcctcctcttcctcctacCTTGATTCCCCCTTCCACGGCCTCCTCCCCAgctcgccctccgccgccgtcatgTCCCCCTCGcagggggcggcgccgccgccgcaccctccgcctccggctcCGTCGTCCAAGCCGCCCAAGAAACGCCCGAGGGCGTCGCGCCGCCCGCCCACCACGGTGCTCACCACCGACACCTCCAACTTCCGCGCCATGGTGCAGGAGTTCACCGGCTTCCCGGCCCCGCccttcgtcgccgcgccgccgccaagcgTCCGCCCACGCCTcctgggcggcggcgtcggtggcaCCTCCGCCGTCCTCCCGCCCTTCTTGCTCCGCCCCTCCCCACTCAAGTACACGCAcagccccgcgccgccgctgcccagCGGCCTCCTCGGCAACGCGCCAGGcccaggcgccgccgccgtcaccagCACGAGCTCCCTGGTGGACGCGCTCGCGCTGTTCGCCAAGAGCAACGtcatggccggcggcgcggcgccaccaaccgccgccaccgcctcgtcCGGCGCCGGATCAGGCGCCGCCGATcagtaccaccaccaccaccaccacggcggcATGATGGGCGGGCTGTTCAACCCGTTCGACGACTACGAtgctgcggccgccgccgccgaaggcGACAAGGTGCACGGCGGGGCCGGCGCCACCGGCCATGGCGGCTTCTTCTCCCCCTTGGGCGCCGGCGACAAGTACGACGACCGGCACTAG
- the LOC102700132 gene encoding proteasome subunit alpha type-2-like: MGDSQYSFSLTTFSPSGKLVQIEHALTAVGSGQTSLGIKAANGVVIATEKKLPSILVDETSVQKIQALTPNIGVVYSGMGPDFRVLVRKSRKQAQQYYRLYKETIPVTQLVRETAAVMQEFTQSGGVRPFGVSLLIAGYDDNGPQLYQVDPSGSYFSWKASAMGKNVSNAKTFLEKRYTEDMELDDAIHTAILTLKEGYEGQISVDNIEIGVIRSDREFKVLSPAEIKDFLEEVE; the protein is encoded by the exons atgggcgACAGCCAGTACTCCTTCTCCCTCACCACCTTCAG CCCGTCGGGGAAGCTGGTGCAGATAGAGCACGCGCTGACGGCGGTCGGGTCCGGCCAGACCTCCCTCGGGATCAAAG CTGCTAATGGAGTAGTTATTGCCACCGAGAAGAAGTTGCCTTCTATTTTAGTGGATGAAACGTCT GTGCAAAAGATTCAGGCGTTAACACCAAATATTGGTGTTGTTTACAG TGGCATGGGGCCAGACTTCCGTGTTTTAGTGAGGAAAAGTCGAAAGCAAGCACAGCAATATTATCGGTTGTATAAG GAAACTATACCTGTTACACAGCTAGTCCGAGAAACTGCTGCCGTTATGCAAGAGTTTACACAATCTGG TGGTGTAAGACCATTTGGTGTATCATTGTTGATCGCTGGGTATGATGACAATGGCCCCCAACTGTACCAG GTTGATCCATCAGGATCATACTTCTCCTGGAAAGCATCAGCCATGGGGAAAAATGTGTCAAATGCAAAGACATTTCTTGAGAAGAG ATATACAGAAGATATGGAGCTTGACGATGCCATTCATACTGCTATTTTAACTCTGAAAGAAGG ATATGAAGGGCAAATATCTGTGGACAACATTGAAATTGGGGTAATCAGATCTGACCGTGAATTCAA AGTTCTGAGCCCCGCAGAGATCAAAGATTTCTTGGAAGAGGTGGAGTAA